A region from the Aphis gossypii isolate Hap1 chromosome 1, ASM2018417v2, whole genome shotgun sequence genome encodes:
- the LOC126549193 gene encoding histone H4, with amino-acid sequence MTGRGKGGKGLGKGGAKRHRKVLRDNIQGITKPAIRRLARRGGVKRISGLIYEETRGVLKVFLENVIRDAVTYTEHAKRKTVTAMDVVYALKRQGRTLYGFGG; translated from the coding sequence ATGACCGGACGCGGTAAAGGAGGAAAAGGTCTTGGAAAAGGAGGCGCCAAACGTCATCGTAAGGTTTTGCGTGATAACATCCAGGGAATCACCAAGCCCGCCATCCGTCGGTTAGCTCGTCGTGGAGGAGTGAAACGTATCTCCGGTTTGATCTACGAAGAAACCCGTGgagttttaaaagtattccTTGAGAACGTGATCCGTGATGCCGTTACCTACACCGAACACGCCAAGAGGAAGACCGTCACCGCCATGGATGTCGTCTACGCTCTGAAACGCCAAGGTCGTACCTTGTACGGTTTCGGAGGTTAA
- the LOC126549177 gene encoding histone H3 — translation MARTKQTARKSTGGKAPRKQLATKAARKSAPATGGVKKPHRYRPGTVALREIRRYQKSTELLIRKLPFQRLVREIAQDFKTDLRFQSSAVMALQEASEAYLVGLFEDTNLCAIHAKRVTIMPKDIQLARRIRGERA, via the coding sequence ATGGCTCGTACTAAGCAAACCGCCCGAAAATCGACCGGAGGAAAGGCTCCCAGGAAACAGTTGGCAACCAAAGCAGCACGTAAAAGCGCTCCCGCCACTGGTGGAGTGAAGAAACCCCATCGTTATCGTCCTGGAACAGTCGCTCTCCGTGAGATCCGTCGTTACCAAAAGAGCACGGAACTGTTGATCCGCAAATTGCCGTTTCAACGTCTGGTCCGTGAAATCGCTCAAGACTTCAAAACCGACTTGCGTTTCCAGAGTTCCGCCGTCATGGCCTTACAGGAAGCTAGTGAAGCTTATTTGGTCGGTTTATTCGAAGACACCAACTTGTGCGCCATCCATGCTAAACGTGTTACGATCATGCCAAAAGACATCCAGTTGGCTCGTCGTATCCGCGGAGAACGTGCataa
- the LOC126549195 gene encoding histone H4: MTGRGKGGKGLGKGGAKRHRKVLRDNIQGITKPAIRRLARRGGVKRISGLIYEETRGVLKVFLENVIRDAVTYTEHAKRKTVTAMDVVYALKRQGRTLYGFGG; encoded by the coding sequence atGACTGGTCGCGGAAAAGGAGGAAAAGGTCTTGGAAAAGGAGGTGCCAAACGTCATCGTAAAGTGTTGCGTGATAACATCCAGGGAATCACCAAGCCCGCCATCCGTCGGTTAGCTCGTCGTGGAGGTGTGAAGCGTATCTCCGGTTTGATCTACGAAGAGACCCGTGGAGTGTTGAAAGTATTTCTGGAAAACGTGATCCGTGACGCAGTTACGTACACCGAACACGCCAAAAGAAAGACCGTTACTGCTATGGACGTTGTCTACGCTCTTAAACGACAAGGCCGAACTCTGTACGGTTTTGGAGgttaa